A single window of Streptomyces aquilus DNA harbors:
- the pcaD gene encoding 3-oxoadipate enol-lactonase gives MTATLLNHRAEGPTSAPPLLLGPSLGTSYALWDRIAPELSITHRVVRWDLPGHGGSAADLIGPGATVADLADLVLALADSLGIERFAYAGVSLGGAVGLQLAVHHPKRLSSLAVICSSAHFNGAKPWEERAARVRSEGLDWLVESADARWFTPGFTVPRLVQDQRDADPEAYAACCDALAAFDLRERLAEIAAPTLLVAGRDDQATPPAHLREIADAVPGAALVELPRAAHLAPAQCPEAVLTALRAHLDGGAKRGMEVRREVLGDAHVDRAQARQTAFTARYQDFISRYAWGEIWTDPTLSRRERSMITLTALVAHGHYDELAMHVRAARRNGLTPDEIGAVLLQTAVYCGVPAANSAFAAAQRVLAEDGEA, from the coding sequence TTGACCGCCACACTCCTCAACCACCGCGCCGAAGGCCCGACTTCGGCGCCCCCGCTCCTGCTGGGCCCGTCCCTCGGCACGTCGTACGCCCTGTGGGACAGGATCGCGCCGGAGCTGTCGATCACCCACCGGGTGGTCCGCTGGGATCTGCCCGGGCACGGCGGGAGCGCGGCCGACCTGATCGGCCCCGGCGCCACCGTCGCCGACCTCGCCGACCTGGTGCTCGCGCTCGCCGACTCGCTCGGCATCGAGCGGTTCGCCTACGCGGGGGTGTCGCTGGGCGGTGCGGTCGGTCTGCAACTGGCCGTCCACCACCCCAAGCGGCTGTCCTCGCTGGCCGTGATCTGTTCCTCCGCCCACTTCAACGGGGCGAAGCCCTGGGAGGAGCGGGCCGCGCGGGTGCGTTCCGAGGGCCTTGACTGGCTCGTGGAGAGCGCGGACGCCCGGTGGTTCACGCCCGGATTCACCGTGCCCCGGCTGGTTCAGGACCAGCGCGACGCCGACCCCGAGGCCTACGCCGCCTGCTGCGACGCGCTCGCCGCGTTCGACCTGCGGGAACGGCTGGCGGAGATCGCCGCGCCGACGCTGCTCGTCGCCGGCCGGGACGATCAGGCGACGCCGCCCGCGCATCTGCGGGAGATCGCCGACGCGGTGCCCGGTGCCGCGCTCGTCGAGCTCCCGCGCGCCGCGCACCTGGCACCGGCGCAATGCCCGGAGGCCGTCCTGACGGCCCTGCGCGCGCACCTCGACGGCGGGGCCAAGCGCGGCATGGAGGTACGGCGCGAGGTGCTGGGCGACGCCCACGTGGACCGGGCGCAGGCCCGGCAGACCGCGTTCACCGCCCGCTACCAGGACTTCATCTCGCGCTACGCCTGGGGCGAGATCTGGACCGACCCGACGCTCAGCCGCCGCGAACGCAGCATGATCACACTGACCGCGCTGGTCGCACACGGCCACTACGACGAGCTGGCCATGCATGTGCGGGCGGCCCGGCGCAACGGGCTGACGCCGGACGAGATCGGGGCCGTGCTGTTGCAGACGGCCGTGTACTGCGGGGTTCCGGCGGCGAACTCGGCGTTCGCGGCGGCCCAGCGGGTGCTGGCGGAGGACGGCGAAGCCTGA
- a CDS encoding PLP-dependent aminotransferase family protein: MAAPRYKTLVDALASDIRAGRLAAGTRLPTHRGLAAREGIAVVTATRVYAELEAMGLVSREQGRGTFVRDIAVPAGHGIDLQVVATDAVDLNFNYPSLPGQADLLRQALRGLAGSGDLDSLLSYQPHRGRPQDRASIARHLRRRGLSPDPDQILVVNGAQHGLAVTVMATLGAGDVVAVDALTYPGFKVLAEAFRLDLEPIPVTPDGPDLDALAQVCARRPVRAIYTMPTLHNPLGRVMPADERTRLIEIARRHGSLLIEDASYAYLAEDPPPPLAATAPDVTVHVTGLSKNLATGLRVGFVVAPAHRVPALERAVRATIWNTPALTTAIACGWLDDGTVDHLEARKRDDAKARQAIARQELAGLPLVGHPSSYFVWLPLPDDARADRLTATLARRHISVSTAEPFTTTTHTPQALRLALGSTDLDRLRTTLRTVRRVAVEDAYS; encoded by the coding sequence ATGGCAGCCCCGCGCTACAAGACACTGGTCGACGCGCTCGCGTCCGACATCCGCGCCGGACGGCTCGCCGCGGGCACGCGGCTGCCGACCCACCGCGGGCTCGCCGCGCGGGAGGGCATCGCCGTGGTGACGGCGACCCGGGTCTACGCCGAGCTGGAGGCGATGGGCCTGGTCAGCCGGGAACAGGGCCGCGGCACTTTCGTACGGGACATCGCGGTACCCGCCGGACACGGCATCGATCTACAGGTCGTCGCCACCGACGCGGTCGACCTCAACTTCAACTACCCCTCCCTGCCCGGGCAGGCCGACCTCCTGCGGCAGGCCCTGCGCGGACTCGCCGGCTCCGGCGACCTCGACTCGCTGCTCAGCTACCAGCCCCACCGCGGACGCCCCCAGGACAGAGCCTCCATCGCCCGGCACCTGAGACGCCGGGGCCTCAGCCCGGACCCGGACCAGATCCTCGTCGTCAACGGCGCGCAGCACGGCCTGGCCGTCACCGTCATGGCCACGCTCGGCGCCGGTGACGTCGTCGCGGTCGACGCGCTCACCTACCCGGGCTTCAAGGTGCTCGCGGAAGCCTTCCGGCTGGACCTGGAACCCATCCCCGTCACCCCCGACGGGCCGGACCTCGACGCCCTCGCCCAGGTGTGCGCGCGCCGCCCGGTCCGCGCGATCTACACCATGCCGACCCTGCACAACCCCCTCGGCCGGGTCATGCCGGCCGACGAGCGCACCCGCCTGATCGAGATCGCCCGGCGGCACGGCTCGCTCCTCATCGAGGACGCCTCCTACGCCTACCTGGCCGAGGACCCGCCGCCGCCGCTGGCCGCCACCGCGCCGGACGTCACCGTCCACGTCACGGGACTGTCCAAGAACCTCGCCACCGGCCTCCGGGTCGGCTTCGTCGTCGCCCCCGCGCACCGGGTCCCGGCGCTGGAACGCGCCGTCCGGGCCACCATCTGGAACACCCCGGCCCTCACCACCGCGATCGCCTGCGGCTGGCTCGACGACGGCACGGTCGACCACCTGGAGGCGCGGAAGCGGGACGACGCCAAGGCCCGCCAGGCGATCGCCCGACAGGAGCTGGCGGGCCTGCCCCTGGTCGGCCACCCCTCGTCGTACTTCGTATGGCTGCCGCTGCCCGACGACGCCCGCGCCGACCGGCTGACCGCCACCCTCGCGCGCCGGCACATCTCGGTGAGCACCGCGGAGCCCTTCACCACCACGACCCACACACCACAGGCGCTCCGCCTCGCCCTGGGCTCCACCGACCTCGACCGACTGCGGACGACGCTGCGGACGGTGCGACGAGTCGCCGTCGAGGACGCGTACAGCTAG
- a CDS encoding ATP-binding protein: MTEVRPPQAASAALWERDEEVAAVDRAIGTLRADRSSSGSVLVFRGEAGLGKTALLAEARRMAEARGCTVWSARGGETLRSVPFNVLRQLLQPVLVSLMPEEAREYLGDWYDIAGPALGLTEPGERNADPQGVCDGLVAAVRRLARRDWPLVLVIDDAHWADQETLRWLAAFVERLDDLSVLVVVARRPGDVSGESARHLDAVATAADAPVATLSALTPDATARLTRATLGEHADAPFCREVWAVTGGNPYETVELLAKVQDSELEPVEAQAPELRALNRSARGSGLVARLEGLGIEATRFAWAAAILGTGISVGLVAKLATMSTEDAVRCAELLRSARILTEPDPAAAPTGDGDLEFVHPLIASAVYNSIPPALCTAMHGIAARVVTDSGLGAAMASRHLLQVHPDDDEELVEQLREAAREHLAVGAPDAARRCLERALLEPPRQESHARVLYELGCAILLTAPATTVDHLQSALAMPGLDGAERVDAVVRLSQALIHNDQLDDAVRTVEAEAARHEPGPSRLRLQAVQYMWEGIHAGEAGSPGRSERLAELASQCTGRDNSERALLILRGFDAMTHGENAEVVVELSDRALVNGRLAPGLGWTDTEWGLEILMMLASSYTYTDRLDRAESMFTDALRTYESAGWSGGHLALAHAFLGFNHRRRGRLREAEESLRESLRIADRVARGLPLYWSATCNLVDTLLARGHVEEAWEIAEQYGFAPPYPSTIVLPDPRSVRGRLLLAVGRTQDGVNELEAAEKAAATRGHHNPVMVPWALDLARALATQDPARAAQLATDARRRAERFGTDTAIGEALRCSAALETGQRAVRLLSQAVTYLEASPCQYEHAAARVEYGIAARSVAEIQRGLALARSCGADGLVAQAREVLETGRGLR, encoded by the coding sequence ATGACGGAGGTACGGCCCCCACAGGCCGCCTCGGCCGCCCTGTGGGAGCGCGACGAGGAGGTCGCCGCCGTCGACCGGGCGATCGGCACCCTGCGCGCGGACCGCTCGTCCTCGGGCAGCGTCCTGGTGTTCCGGGGCGAGGCCGGACTCGGCAAGACCGCGCTGCTGGCCGAGGCACGACGTATGGCGGAAGCGCGCGGCTGCACCGTCTGGTCCGCCCGCGGCGGCGAGACCCTCCGGTCCGTCCCCTTCAACGTGCTGCGGCAGCTGCTCCAGCCCGTCCTGGTGTCCCTGATGCCGGAGGAGGCGCGCGAGTACCTCGGCGACTGGTACGACATCGCCGGCCCCGCCCTCGGCCTGACCGAGCCCGGCGAGCGCAACGCCGACCCGCAGGGCGTGTGCGACGGCCTCGTGGCCGCCGTACGCCGCCTCGCCCGCCGGGACTGGCCACTGGTGCTCGTCATCGACGACGCGCACTGGGCCGACCAGGAGACGCTGCGCTGGCTCGCCGCGTTCGTCGAGCGCCTCGACGACCTGTCCGTCCTGGTCGTGGTGGCCCGCCGACCCGGAGACGTCAGCGGCGAGAGCGCCCGCCATCTCGACGCCGTCGCCACCGCCGCGGACGCCCCCGTCGCCACCCTCAGCGCGCTGACCCCGGACGCCACCGCCCGCCTGACCCGCGCCACCCTGGGCGAGCACGCCGACGCCCCGTTCTGCCGCGAGGTGTGGGCCGTCACCGGCGGCAACCCCTACGAGACCGTCGAACTCCTCGCCAAGGTCCAGGACAGCGAACTCGAACCGGTCGAGGCCCAGGCCCCCGAACTGCGCGCCCTCAACCGCTCCGCCCGCGGCAGCGGCCTCGTCGCCCGCCTCGAAGGTCTCGGCATCGAGGCCACCCGGTTCGCCTGGGCGGCCGCCATCCTCGGCACCGGCATCTCCGTCGGCCTCGTCGCCAAGCTCGCCACCATGAGCACCGAGGACGCCGTCCGCTGCGCCGAGCTCCTGCGCAGCGCCCGCATCCTGACCGAACCCGACCCCGCCGCCGCCCCGACCGGCGACGGCGACCTGGAGTTCGTCCACCCGCTCATCGCCAGCGCCGTCTACAACTCCATCCCGCCCGCCCTGTGCACCGCGATGCACGGCATCGCCGCCCGCGTCGTCACCGACTCCGGGCTCGGCGCGGCGATGGCCTCCCGGCACCTCCTCCAGGTCCACCCGGACGACGACGAGGAACTCGTCGAGCAGCTCCGCGAGGCCGCCCGCGAACACCTCGCCGTCGGCGCGCCCGACGCTGCCCGCCGCTGTCTGGAGCGGGCCCTGCTGGAACCGCCCCGGCAGGAGTCCCACGCGCGCGTGCTCTACGAACTGGGCTGCGCCATCCTCCTGACCGCACCCGCCACCACCGTCGACCACCTCCAGTCCGCGCTCGCCATGCCGGGCCTCGACGGCGCCGAGCGCGTCGACGCCGTCGTCCGCCTCTCCCAGGCACTGATCCACAACGACCAGCTGGACGACGCCGTCCGCACGGTCGAGGCCGAGGCCGCCCGGCACGAACCCGGACCGTCCCGACTCCGGCTCCAGGCCGTGCAGTACATGTGGGAGGGCATCCACGCGGGCGAGGCCGGCTCCCCGGGCCGCTCCGAGCGGCTCGCCGAACTCGCCTCGCAGTGCACCGGCCGGGACAACTCCGAGCGGGCCCTGCTCATCCTGCGCGGCTTCGACGCCATGACCCACGGCGAGAACGCCGAGGTCGTCGTCGAACTCAGCGACCGCGCCCTCGTCAACGGCCGCCTGGCACCCGGACTCGGCTGGACCGACACCGAGTGGGGCCTGGAGATCCTGATGATGCTGGCCAGCTCCTACACCTACACCGACCGGCTCGACCGCGCGGAGAGCATGTTCACCGACGCGCTGCGCACCTACGAGTCCGCCGGCTGGAGCGGCGGCCACCTGGCCCTCGCCCACGCCTTCCTCGGCTTCAACCACCGCAGGCGCGGCCGCCTCAGGGAGGCCGAGGAGTCACTGCGCGAGTCGCTGCGCATCGCCGACCGGGTCGCCCGCGGGCTGCCGCTGTACTGGTCGGCCACCTGCAACCTCGTCGACACGCTGCTCGCCCGTGGGCATGTCGAGGAGGCCTGGGAGATCGCCGAGCAGTACGGCTTCGCCCCGCCCTACCCGTCGACGATCGTGCTGCCCGACCCGCGCTCGGTACGGGGCCGGCTGCTGCTGGCCGTGGGCCGCACCCAGGACGGCGTCAACGAACTGGAGGCCGCGGAGAAGGCGGCGGCGACCCGCGGCCACCACAACCCGGTGATGGTCCCCTGGGCCCTCGACCTCGCCCGCGCCCTGGCCACCCAGGACCCGGCCCGCGCCGCCCAGCTCGCCACGGACGCACGGCGACGGGCCGAGCGGTTCGGCACCGACACCGCCATCGGTGAGGCGCTGCGGTGCTCCGCCGCGCTGGAGACGGGGCAGCGGGCGGTGCGGCTGCTGTCGCAGGCGGTGACCTATCTGGAAGCCTCGCCGTGCCAGTACGAACACGCCGCTGCCCGGGTCGAGTACGGGATCGCGGCGCGGTCGGTGGCGGAGATCCAGCGGGGGCTGGCGCTGGCCCGGTCGTGCGGGGCGGACGGGCTGGTGGCGCAGGCGCGGGAGGTGTTGGAGACGGGACGGGGACTGCGCTAG
- a CDS encoding SDR family NAD(P)-dependent oxidoreductase: MSTVLITGATSGLGRYVAFELVRSGHVVLAHGRDPGRTERLVEELRAEGDAEAFVADLSSLAQVRELGDHVAGAHPDLDVLINNAGVGAGSPGAARELSADGHELRLAVNYLAPVALTRALLPTLRANTPARIVNVGSVGQNPVDFDDIEFRRGYDGFAAYCRAKFALAAHTFALAEELADTGVAVNVLHPATFMDTAMVREGGVTPWSTVADGAPGVLALATQDLGTGGYFDGTNRARAHEATYDREVQKRLAAVTDQLLTL, translated from the coding sequence ATGTCGACTGTTCTGATCACCGGCGCCACCTCCGGGCTCGGCCGCTACGTCGCCTTCGAGCTGGTCCGCTCCGGGCATGTGGTCCTCGCCCACGGCCGTGACCCGGGCCGTACCGAGCGACTGGTCGAGGAGCTCCGCGCGGAGGGCGACGCCGAGGCGTTCGTCGCCGACCTGTCCTCGCTGGCGCAGGTGCGCGAGCTGGGCGACCATGTCGCCGGCGCGCATCCCGACCTGGACGTGCTGATCAACAACGCGGGGGTGGGCGCCGGTTCGCCGGGCGCGGCCCGCGAGCTGAGCGCCGACGGCCATGAACTGCGGCTCGCCGTCAACTACCTGGCGCCGGTGGCCCTGACCCGCGCCCTGCTGCCGACGCTGCGCGCCAACACCCCGGCCCGGATCGTCAACGTGGGCTCGGTGGGCCAGAACCCCGTCGACTTCGACGACATCGAGTTCCGCCGCGGCTACGACGGCTTCGCGGCATACTGCCGCGCCAAGTTCGCCCTGGCGGCCCATACGTTCGCCCTGGCCGAGGAGTTGGCGGACACGGGCGTCGCGGTGAACGTCCTGCACCCGGCCACGTTCATGGACACGGCGATGGTCCGCGAGGGCGGGGTCACTCCGTGGAGCACGGTGGCGGACGGCGCCCCGGGCGTACTGGCCCTGGCGACCCAGGACTTGGGAACGGGCGGCTACTTCGACGGCACGAACCGGGCGAGGGCGCACGAGGCGACGTACGACAGGGAGGTGCAGAAGCGACTGGCGGCGGTGACCGATCAGTTGCTCACCCTGTGA
- a CDS encoding phosphocholine-specific phospholipase C, with protein MPEVNRRRFLQVAGATTAFTALSSSIQRAAALPANHRTGSIEDVEHIVVLMQENRSFDHYFGKLRGVRGFGDPRPVKQANGQSVWHQKDGAGKEILPFRPDHDDLGLAFVQDLPHGWNDGHAAFAGGKYDKWVPSKGSTTMAYLERKDIPFHYALADSFTVCDAYHCSFIGSTDPNRYYMWTGYTGNDGKGGGPVLGNDEAGYGWTTYPERLEQAGVSWKIYQDVGDGLDAAGSWGWINDAYRGNYGDNSLLYFNQYRNAQPGDPLYDKARTGTDYTKGEGYFDQLRADVKAGKLPKISWIVAPEAFTEHPNWPANYGAWYIAQVLDALTSVPEVWAKTALFITYDENDGFFDHVVPAFPPASAAQGKSTVDPALDLFKGDSGHVAGPYGLGQRVPMLVVSPWSKGGYVCSETLDHTSIIRFMERRFGVHEPNISPWRRTVCGDLTAAFDFSRTDAKPVALPDTAGYAPPDRLRHPDYVPTPPARPVLPKQERGLRPARPLKYAPRVDGSVDAAAGKFTLTFASGAKAGAGFLVTSGNRTDGPWTYTTEAGKSVADTWNSAYSNGSYDLTVHGPNGFVRSFKGANKTAGPEVTARHCGDDVELILSNKGTASVRLKIVNGYGGAATSVTVRPGATVKRTVDLAASRRWYDLTVTSDADPAFLRGFAGHVENGRPGVSDPAIIAE; from the coding sequence ATGCCCGAAGTCAATCGGCGCAGATTCCTCCAAGTCGCGGGCGCCACCACGGCGTTCACCGCGCTGTCCAGCAGCATCCAGCGCGCCGCCGCGCTCCCGGCGAACCACCGCACGGGATCGATCGAGGACGTCGAGCACATCGTCGTCCTGATGCAGGAGAACCGCTCCTTCGACCACTACTTCGGCAAGCTGCGCGGTGTCCGCGGCTTCGGGGACCCGCGGCCCGTCAAGCAGGCGAACGGCCAGTCGGTCTGGCACCAGAAGGACGGCGCGGGCAAGGAGATCCTGCCGTTCCGTCCCGACCACGACGACCTGGGCCTGGCGTTCGTCCAGGACCTCCCGCACGGCTGGAACGACGGCCACGCGGCCTTCGCGGGCGGCAAGTACGACAAGTGGGTGCCGTCCAAGGGCTCCACCACGATGGCGTACCTGGAACGCAAGGACATCCCGTTCCACTACGCGCTCGCCGACTCCTTCACCGTCTGCGACGCCTACCACTGCTCGTTCATCGGCTCGACCGACCCCAACCGCTACTACATGTGGACGGGTTACACGGGCAACGACGGCAAGGGCGGCGGCCCCGTCCTCGGCAACGACGAGGCCGGCTACGGCTGGACGACGTACCCCGAACGCCTGGAGCAGGCGGGCGTCTCCTGGAAGATCTACCAGGACGTCGGCGACGGCCTCGACGCGGCCGGTTCCTGGGGCTGGATCAACGACGCCTACCGCGGCAACTACGGCGACAACTCCCTGCTGTACTTCAACCAGTACCGCAACGCCCAGCCGGGCGACCCGCTCTACGACAAGGCCCGCACCGGCACCGACTACACCAAGGGCGAGGGCTACTTCGACCAGCTGCGCGCCGACGTCAAGGCCGGCAAGCTCCCGAAGATCTCCTGGATCGTCGCCCCCGAGGCCTTCACCGAGCACCCCAACTGGCCCGCGAACTACGGCGCCTGGTACATCGCCCAGGTCCTCGACGCGCTGACCTCGGTGCCGGAGGTGTGGGCGAAGACCGCGCTGTTCATCACGTACGACGAGAACGACGGCTTCTTCGACCACGTCGTCCCGGCCTTCCCGCCGGCCTCCGCCGCGCAGGGCAAGTCGACGGTCGACCCGGCGCTCGACCTCTTCAAGGGCGACAGCGGCCATGTCGCCGGCCCCTACGGGCTCGGCCAGCGGGTGCCGATGCTCGTCGTCTCGCCCTGGAGCAAGGGCGGTTACGTCTGCTCCGAGACCCTCGACCACACCTCGATCATCCGGTTCATGGAGCGCCGCTTCGGGGTGCACGAGCCGAACATCTCGCCCTGGCGCCGGACCGTCTGCGGCGACCTGACCGCGGCCTTCGACTTCTCCCGCACGGACGCCAAGCCGGTCGCCCTCCCGGACACCGCCGGCTACGCACCGCCGGACCGCCTGCGCCACCCCGACTACGTGCCGACCCCGCCGGCCCGTCCGGTGCTGCCGAAGCAGGAGCGCGGCCTGCGCCCGGCCCGCCCGCTGAAGTACGCCCCGCGCGTGGACGGTTCCGTCGACGCGGCGGCCGGCAAGTTCACGCTGACCTTCGCCTCCGGCGCCAAGGCGGGCGCGGGCTTCCTGGTCACGTCCGGCAACCGCACCGACGGGCCCTGGACCTACACCACCGAGGCCGGCAAGTCCGTCGCGGACACCTGGAACTCGGCGTACTCCAACGGCTCCTACGACCTGACCGTGCACGGCCCCAACGGGTTCGTGCGCTCCTTCAAGGGTGCCAACAAGACGGCCGGTCCCGAGGTCACCGCGCGGCACTGCGGTGACGATGTCGAGCTGATCCTCAGCAACAAGGGGACCGCGAGCGTCCGCCTGAAGATCGTCAACGGGTACGGCGGTGCCGCCACGTCCGTGACCGTGCGGCCCGGCGCCACCGTCAAGCGCACCGTCGACCTCGCCGCCAGCCGGCGCTGGTACGACCTGACCGTCACCTCCGACGCCGACCCCGCGTTCCTGCGCGGCTTCGCCGGGCACGTCGAGAACGGGCGGCCGGGCGTGAGCGACCCGGCGATCATCGCCGAGTAG
- a CDS encoding TetR/AcrR family transcriptional regulator, which produces MTSQAADGPETVVASRRSKISREREQEFFDAVLEQIRECGYEAVTMDGVAASTRCSKSTLYRQWKTKPQFVVAALRSRRVSKFEGIDTGSLADDLREVARAAGRWSTGDTKLLQALGHAVNQDAELATALREALVHPEIAALSEILQRGVERGEISADQPALEYIPCQLFGVIRVRPVVEGEYADPDYLVRFVDAVVLPALGLT; this is translated from the coding sequence ATGACGTCGCAGGCCGCGGACGGACCGGAGACGGTCGTCGCCTCGCGCCGCTCCAAAATCTCGCGCGAGCGTGAGCAGGAGTTCTTCGACGCCGTGCTCGAACAGATCCGGGAGTGCGGCTACGAGGCCGTGACCATGGACGGAGTGGCCGCCAGTACGCGTTGCAGCAAGTCCACGCTCTACCGGCAGTGGAAGACCAAGCCCCAGTTCGTGGTGGCCGCGCTGCGCTCCCGGCGGGTGTCGAAGTTCGAGGGCATCGACACCGGGTCGCTCGCGGACGATCTGCGCGAGGTCGCACGGGCCGCGGGCCGGTGGTCGACGGGCGACACCAAGCTGCTCCAGGCGCTCGGGCACGCCGTCAACCAGGACGCGGAACTGGCGACGGCGCTGCGCGAGGCGCTCGTCCACCCGGAGATCGCCGCGCTGAGCGAGATCCTCCAGCGCGGGGTCGAACGCGGCGAGATCAGCGCCGACCAGCCGGCGCTGGAGTACATCCCGTGTCAGTTGTTCGGGGTGATCCGGGTGCGGCCCGTGGTGGAGGGGGAGTACGCCGATCCCGACTATCTGGTCCGCTTCGTCGACGCGGTCGTGCTGCCCGCACTGGGCCTGACATGA
- a CDS encoding DUF2510 domain-containing protein has protein sequence MTQVTPPGWYPDPGQTSDGPATERWWDGKAWTDQTRPAGSAAAWGPPAQVHDAGAYPVHDAATYPAYPAYPTQPPAGGRRGLRTGIAVAVAVAVLASIGVGVWALTSDDGGDGGTANSQQGPGGNGGTGGGPGGPGGQDGGQGGPGGNGGSGGSGGSGGSGGASPSPQESEAPKIESGAVSDAISGISIPIPDGWYGQEIQVGASVTSDDSYPCPGETAKTCTKGGAYSAPATVFGHQDKTAEAVAKADIKANADESYGGKTYGSITSHDVLASEAVTVAGQKGYLVRWKAVTSKGADGYVESLAFPSPANAQQIVVVRFGVDVGEKQSVIDEITKGIKVSKGGGSGQDV, from the coding sequence ATGACGCAGGTGACTCCTCCCGGTTGGTATCCCGATCCCGGGCAGACAAGTGACGGTCCCGCCACCGAGCGCTGGTGGGACGGCAAGGCATGGACTGACCAGACCCGCCCCGCGGGGTCGGCCGCCGCGTGGGGTCCTCCGGCGCAGGTCCACGACGCGGGGGCGTATCCGGTCCACGACGCGGCGACGTATCCGGCGTACCCGGCATATCCGACCCAGCCGCCGGCCGGCGGGCGGCGCGGGTTGCGGACGGGCATAGCCGTCGCGGTCGCCGTCGCGGTCCTCGCCAGCATCGGCGTGGGCGTGTGGGCGCTGACCAGTGACGACGGCGGGGACGGCGGCACCGCCAACTCCCAGCAGGGCCCGGGCGGCAACGGCGGCACCGGGGGTGGTCCCGGCGGTCCCGGTGGCCAGGACGGCGGTCAGGGCGGGCCGGGCGGCAACGGCGGGTCCGGAGGCTCCGGTGGATCCGGTGGTTCCGGAGGCGCGTCGCCCTCGCCGCAGGAGTCGGAGGCGCCGAAGATCGAGAGCGGTGCGGTGTCCGACGCGATCAGCGGGATCAGCATCCCGATCCCGGACGGCTGGTACGGCCAGGAGATCCAGGTCGGCGCGTCGGTCACGTCCGACGACTCCTACCCGTGCCCCGGTGAGACGGCCAAGACGTGCACGAAGGGCGGCGCCTACTCCGCGCCCGCGACCGTGTTCGGCCACCAGGACAAGACGGCCGAGGCGGTCGCCAAGGCCGACATCAAGGCCAACGCCGACGAGTCCTACGGCGGCAAGACCTACGGCTCGATCACCTCCCACGACGTGCTCGCCTCCGAGGCGGTGACCGTCGCCGGGCAGAAGGGCTACCTGGTCCGCTGGAAGGCGGTCACCAGCAAGGGCGCCGACGGTTACGTCGAGTCGCTCGCCTTCCCCTCCCCCGCGAACGCGCAGCAGATCGTCGTCGTGCGCTTCGGCGTCGACGTCGGCGAGAAGCAGTCGGTCATCGACGAGATCACCAAGGGGATCAAGGTGTCCAAGGGCGGCGGCAGCGGCCAGGACGTCTGA
- a CDS encoding phosphatase PAP2 family protein, protein MNARTEPSEGETEAIARPPLVRELLLVAGLFLVYKFGRQLATGHTGEAFDNAHRVWDLERAVHLPGEGSVQNLLLHGDTLVHIANTYYATIHFPATAAFLVWLYLRRPGHYVWARRVLAAVTAAALVVHLAFPLAPPRMLAAAGLVDTAKVYGPSVYGPPQTDHLSNQFAAMPSLHFGWALMVAIGLIVATRSRWRWLWLLHPLLTLTVIVGTANHYWLDAIVAAAMLGIALAVIRPQAARTVAAATEPAQESPAPADADAEKNVLVGAGR, encoded by the coding sequence ATGAATGCCCGCACCGAGCCTTCAGAAGGAGAGACCGAGGCGATAGCCCGGCCTCCGCTCGTCCGTGAGCTCCTGCTCGTCGCAGGGCTCTTCCTCGTCTACAAGTTCGGCCGCCAGCTGGCGACGGGGCACACCGGCGAGGCCTTCGACAACGCGCACCGCGTGTGGGACCTGGAACGGGCCGTCCATCTGCCCGGCGAGGGCTCGGTGCAGAACCTGCTGCTGCACGGCGACACCCTCGTGCACATCGCGAACACCTACTACGCGACGATCCACTTCCCGGCCACCGCGGCCTTCCTGGTCTGGCTCTATCTGCGCCGGCCCGGGCACTACGTGTGGGCCCGCCGTGTCCTCGCCGCCGTCACCGCCGCCGCCCTGGTGGTGCACCTCGCGTTCCCGCTGGCCCCGCCGCGCATGCTCGCCGCGGCGGGCCTGGTCGACACCGCGAAGGTGTACGGGCCGTCGGTGTACGGCCCGCCGCAGACCGACCATCTCTCGAACCAGTTCGCGGCGATGCCCTCGCTGCACTTCGGCTGGGCCCTGATGGTGGCGATCGGCCTGATCGTGGCGACCAGGTCACGGTGGCGCTGGCTGTGGCTGCTGCACCCGCTGCTGACCCTGACGGTGATCGTCGGCACCGCCAACCACTACTGGCTCGACGCGATCGTCGCCGCCGCCATGCTCGGCATCGCGCTCGCGGTGATCCGCCCGCAGGCGGCAAGGACCGTGGCGGCCGCGACCGAGCCCGCCCAGGAGAGCCCGGCCCCCGCCGACGCGGACGCCGAGAAGAACGTCCTGGTCGGAGCGGGTCGATGA